From Microbacterium sp. LWH11-1.2, one genomic window encodes:
- a CDS encoding heavy metal transporter, which translates to MSEIPKRVRVTADLPARRPSTSTRGIALPGSPVDEADAVYARALMRSQLRLALGTVAGFVLVVVALTLAIALIPEIGRVLIWGLPLSWLLQAYAFYPIILVFAVLYVRTAARNERRYRALRDRE; encoded by the coding sequence ATGAGCGAGATCCCGAAGCGCGTGCGGGTGACGGCCGACCTCCCCGCACGGCGGCCGTCCACCTCGACCCGCGGCATCGCCCTGCCCGGTTCACCGGTAGACGAAGCGGATGCCGTGTACGCCAGGGCCCTCATGCGCAGCCAGCTCCGCCTCGCGCTCGGCACCGTTGCCGGCTTCGTGCTCGTGGTGGTCGCGCTGACGCTGGCGATCGCGCTGATCCCCGAGATCGGCCGGGTCCTCATCTGGGGGCTGCCGCTGTCGTGGCTGCTGCAGGCCTACGCGTTCTACCCGATCATCCTCGTGTTCGCGGTGCTCTACGTGCGCACCGCCGCGCGCAACGAGCGGCGCTACCGGGCGCTGCGGGACCGCGAGTGA
- a CDS encoding LytTR family DNA-binding domain-containing protein, producing the protein MIDVLVADDERPALDELVHLLRTDDRIGEILTAGSGADALRQLSERAVRIAFLDIHMPGLTGTELARALLALAQPPAVVFVTADDARAVEAFELRAADYLLKPVRAERLRQAIDRVIELADTARPGDDEMLPVTVGSAVRFVRRSDVRWVQAQGDYSRLHTGDGAGHLVRIPISELEVRWADAGFLRIHRSSLVRTAAVTEARLSGSDPAVSIGELSLPVSRRLVPAVREALVRGEGIG; encoded by the coding sequence ATGATCGACGTGCTGGTCGCCGACGACGAGAGACCCGCGCTGGACGAGCTCGTCCACCTGCTGCGCACCGACGATCGGATCGGCGAGATCCTCACCGCGGGCAGCGGGGCGGATGCGCTGCGGCAGCTCTCCGAGCGGGCCGTGCGGATCGCCTTCCTCGACATCCACATGCCCGGGCTGACCGGCACCGAGCTCGCGCGGGCGCTGCTCGCCCTCGCCCAGCCGCCGGCCGTCGTGTTCGTCACGGCAGACGACGCCCGTGCCGTCGAGGCCTTCGAGCTGCGCGCGGCGGACTATCTGCTCAAGCCGGTCCGCGCCGAGCGGCTGCGACAGGCGATCGATCGCGTCATCGAACTGGCCGACACGGCGCGACCGGGAGACGACGAGATGCTGCCGGTCACGGTCGGCTCGGCGGTGCGCTTCGTGCGCCGGAGCGACGTGCGCTGGGTGCAGGCGCAGGGCGACTACTCGCGGCTGCACACCGGCGACGGCGCCGGACATCTCGTGCGCATCCCCATCTCGGAGCTGGAGGTGCGGTGGGCGGATGCCGGATTCCTCCGCATCCATCGCTCGTCGCTGGTCCGCACCGCAGCGGTGACCGAGGCGCGCCTGTCGGGTTCGGACCCCGCGGTGTCGATCGGCGAGCTGTCGCTGCCCGTGAGCCGGCGCCTCGTGCCGGCCGTGCGCGAAGCCCTGGTGCGCGGCGAGGGAATCGGATGA
- a CDS encoding histidine kinase codes for MTDVVLAAVLGVLGGIVLTVLLLLARRLARGAADLGSDAEQAALNALHHASLAAPHLRAGLSAPDVVKAVRHLRVLLGSAAVAIVSADGTVSFDGPSDGLESAALRIARQVEESGRRQVFPSPGPDDDLEAVGAPILVDGRVIGVVVAFAAPARAALVRAAEEVADWCAAQVELGGLDASRTQLAEAELRSLRAQISPHFIYNALTAIASFVLTDPARARELVLEFADFTRYSFRRQGEFTTLAEELGSIHSYLELERARFGDRLRVTLQIAPETLATVIPFLSVQPLVENAVRHGLEPGEGGGEIRILSRDDGTHTEIAVEDDGVGMDPEGLRTTLTAGDDGLHVGLRNVDTRLRQLYGAEGGLVVETNTGAGTLVRMRVPKSQPLHDPLRDQVSP; via the coding sequence ATGACCGACGTCGTTCTCGCCGCTGTGCTGGGCGTGCTCGGCGGGATCGTCCTGACGGTGCTGCTGCTGCTCGCTCGTCGCCTCGCGCGCGGGGCGGCCGACCTCGGCAGCGACGCCGAGCAGGCGGCGCTCAACGCCCTGCACCATGCGAGCCTCGCCGCCCCGCACCTGCGTGCCGGGCTGTCGGCGCCCGACGTCGTGAAGGCGGTGCGGCATCTGCGCGTGCTGCTCGGCAGCGCGGCCGTCGCGATCGTGAGCGCCGACGGCACCGTGTCGTTCGACGGCCCGTCCGACGGGCTGGAGTCGGCGGCGCTCCGCATCGCGAGGCAGGTCGAGGAGTCGGGTCGTCGGCAGGTCTTCCCGTCGCCCGGCCCCGACGACGATCTCGAGGCCGTCGGGGCGCCGATCCTCGTCGACGGCCGCGTGATCGGCGTCGTCGTGGCGTTCGCGGCTCCGGCGCGCGCGGCGCTCGTGCGCGCGGCGGAGGAGGTCGCGGACTGGTGCGCGGCGCAGGTCGAGCTCGGCGGCCTCGATGCCTCGCGCACGCAGCTGGCTGAGGCCGAGCTGCGGTCGCTGCGCGCGCAGATCTCCCCGCACTTCATCTACAACGCCCTCACCGCCATCGCGTCGTTCGTCCTCACCGACCCCGCCCGCGCCAGGGAGCTGGTGCTCGAGTTCGCCGACTTCACCCGCTACTCGTTCCGCCGGCAGGGCGAGTTCACCACGCTCGCCGAGGAGCTCGGCAGCATCCACTCGTATCTCGAGCTCGAGCGCGCGCGCTTCGGCGACCGGTTGCGGGTCACCCTGCAGATCGCGCCGGAGACCCTGGCCACGGTCATCCCGTTCCTGTCGGTGCAGCCGCTCGTCGAGAACGCCGTGCGGCATGGGTTGGAGCCGGGGGAAGGAGGCGGGGAGATCCGCATCCTCTCCCGCGACGACGGCACGCACACCGAGATCGCGGTCGAGGACGACGGCGTGGGGATGGATCCGGAGGGGCTGCGCACCACGCTCACCGCCGGTGACGACGGCTTGCACGTGGGACTCCGCAACGTCGACACACGCCTGCGCCAGCTCTACGGCGCCGAGGGTGGACTGGTCGTCGAGACCAACACCGGCGCCGGTACCCTGGTGCGCATGCGGGTCCCGAAATCCCAGCCGCTGCACGATCCGCTGCGCGACCAGGTGAGCCCATGA
- a CDS encoding YbdD/YjiX family protein, protein MLARALGRVGRGIRWYMTTLMGDTAYATYVTHHRREHPGEEPMTERQFWRQKMDDQDRNPGARCC, encoded by the coding sequence ATGCTCGCGCGTGCCCTGGGGCGGGTCGGCCGCGGCATCCGGTGGTACATGACGACCCTGATGGGCGACACCGCGTACGCGACGTATGTCACGCACCATCGTCGTGAGCATCCGGGCGAGGAGCCGATGACGGAGCGGCAGTTCTGGCGGCAGAAGATGGATGACCAGGATCGCAACCCCGGTGCCCGGTGCTGCTGA
- a CDS encoding carbon starvation CstA family protein, whose product MTAPGSTEPVIVTDPKLPSTALSDEHHEKANRWTLPKIVLWAAIALLGAVAWTMLAIVRGETVNAIWFVFAAVCTYLIGYRFYSKVIEKYITRPDDRRATPAEVKQDGKDYVPTDRRVLYGHHFAAIAGAGPLVGPVLAAQMGYLPGTIWIIVGVVLAGAVQDYTVLFFSMRRGGRTIGQMARQELGRIGGTAAIIASLLIMLIIVAILALVVVNALGESPWGVFSVAMTIPIAIFMGIYLRFLRPGKVTEVSIIGFVLLMAAIIGGGQVAATDWGQAIFHLDRTTIAWGIIIYGFIAAVLPVWLLLAPRDYLSTFMKIGVIVMLAGAIILVRPEITVPAISIFGENGMGPVFAGPLFPFLFVTIACGALSGFHALIASGTTPKLIEKERQTRFIGYGGMLMESFVAIMALVAAISIDQGIYFAMNAPTAATGGTVEGAVAFVNSLGLTGVNLTPEMLTGTATLVGEESIVSRTGGAPTLALGLAHIMQQALGGQALMAFWYHFAIMFEALFILTAVDAGTRVARFMLQDSIGAWFPKFRDVSWRPGVWICTAIMVAGWGAILILGVTDPLGGINTFFPLFGIANQLLAAIALAVVLAIVAKRGKSYFKWLWIIGLPLAFTAVVTITASLYKILSPVPGIGYWANHFKYVAARDSGDDSLGAPEVLEAVIRNTAVQGTLSIIFVMLAIIVMVAAVIVTIKAIRNGGGENTEEEPVASRRFAPAGFLPNSAERELEKQWEPILADDRKASTH is encoded by the coding sequence ATGACCGCACCGGGCAGCACCGAACCCGTCATCGTCACCGACCCGAAACTCCCTTCCACCGCTCTCTCCGACGAGCATCACGAGAAGGCGAACCGATGGACCCTGCCGAAGATCGTCCTCTGGGCGGCGATCGCGCTGCTGGGGGCCGTCGCCTGGACCATGCTCGCGATCGTCCGTGGCGAGACCGTGAACGCGATCTGGTTCGTGTTCGCGGCGGTCTGCACGTACCTGATCGGCTACCGCTTCTACTCGAAGGTGATCGAGAAGTACATCACCCGCCCCGACGACCGCCGCGCCACCCCTGCCGAGGTCAAGCAGGACGGCAAGGACTACGTCCCCACCGACCGCCGCGTGCTCTACGGCCACCACTTCGCCGCGATCGCCGGCGCCGGCCCGCTCGTCGGCCCCGTGCTGGCCGCGCAGATGGGCTACCTCCCCGGCACGATCTGGATCATCGTCGGCGTCGTGCTCGCCGGCGCGGTGCAGGACTACACGGTGCTCTTCTTCTCGATGCGCCGCGGTGGTCGCACGATCGGCCAGATGGCCCGGCAGGAGCTCGGCCGCATCGGCGGCACGGCGGCGATCATCGCCTCCCTGCTGATCATGCTGATCATCGTCGCGATCCTCGCGCTCGTGGTCGTGAACGCCCTGGGTGAGAGCCCGTGGGGCGTCTTCTCCGTCGCGATGACCATCCCGATCGCGATCTTCATGGGCATCTACCTGCGGTTCCTGCGCCCGGGCAAGGTCACCGAGGTCTCGATCATCGGATTCGTGCTGCTGATGGCCGCGATCATCGGCGGCGGTCAGGTCGCGGCGACCGACTGGGGTCAGGCGATCTTCCACCTCGACCGCACCACGATCGCCTGGGGCATCATCATCTACGGCTTCATCGCCGCGGTGCTCCCGGTCTGGCTCCTGCTCGCCCCGCGCGACTACCTGTCCACCTTCATGAAGATCGGCGTGATCGTCATGCTCGCCGGCGCGATCATCCTCGTCCGCCCGGAGATCACCGTCCCCGCGATCAGCATCTTCGGCGAGAACGGCATGGGGCCGGTGTTCGCCGGTCCGCTCTTCCCCTTCCTGTTCGTGACGATCGCCTGCGGAGCGCTGTCGGGCTTCCACGCCCTGATCGCCTCCGGCACCACGCCGAAGCTCATCGAGAAGGAGCGCCAGACGCGCTTCATCGGGTACGGCGGCATGCTCATGGAGTCCTTCGTCGCGATCATGGCGCTCGTCGCCGCGATCTCGATCGACCAGGGCATCTACTTCGCGATGAACGCGCCGACCGCGGCCACAGGAGGCACGGTCGAAGGGGCGGTCGCATTCGTGAACTCGCTGGGGCTGACGGGGGTGAACCTCACGCCCGAGATGCTCACCGGCACGGCCACCCTGGTCGGCGAGGAATCGATCGTCTCCCGGACCGGCGGCGCCCCGACGCTCGCGCTCGGACTCGCCCACATCATGCAGCAGGCACTCGGCGGGCAGGCGCTCATGGCCTTCTGGTACCACTTCGCGATCATGTTCGAGGCGCTGTTCATCCTCACCGCGGTGGATGCCGGAACCCGCGTGGCCCGCTTCATGCTGCAGGACTCCATCGGCGCCTGGTTCCCGAAGTTCCGTGACGTCTCGTGGCGTCCCGGTGTCTGGATCTGCACCGCGATCATGGTGGCCGGCTGGGGAGCGATCCTCATCCTCGGTGTCACCGACCCGCTCGGCGGCATCAACACCTTCTTCCCGCTGTTCGGCATCGCGAACCAGCTGCTCGCCGCGATCGCGCTCGCCGTGGTGCTGGCCATCGTCGCCAAGCGCGGGAAGAGCTACTTCAAGTGGCTGTGGATCATCGGGCTGCCGCTCGCGTTCACCGCGGTCGTCACGATCACGGCCTCGCTGTACAAGATCCTCTCGCCGGTCCCGGGGATCGGATACTGGGCGAACCACTTCAAGTACGTGGCAGCCCGCGACTCGGGCGACGACTCGCTCGGCGCTCCCGAGGTGCTCGAGGCGGTCATCCGCAACACCGCGGTGCAGGGCACGCTGTCGATCATCTTCGTCATGCTGGCGATCATCGTCATGGTCGCGGCCGTGATCGTGACGATCAAGGCGATCCGCAACGGCGGCGGTGAGAACACCGAGGAGGAGCCCGTGGCCTCGCGGCGCTTCGCCCCGGCCGGCTTCCTGCCCAACTCCGCGGAGCGCGAGCTCGAGAAGCAGTGGGAGCCGATCCTGGCCGACGACCGCAAGGCGTCGACCCACTGA
- a CDS encoding S8 family serine peptidase, with the protein MAAATTLATLFIASTATAGYAAEEVTHPVPVAGTPGHYIVVMKSDPLASYEGDVDGLKATKPAEGEQLETQSQDSQRYVKHLQTEQTDLATQVGVTPDTTYQVVLNGFSADLTGAQVDELRASKDVFGVYPDEIRHPDAQTSTDFLGLGDDRKGRGGVWQQTGGVDKAGEGVVVGVIDTGIAPEHPSFEGKKLKKQNKQQNRHKGSQPYTDGTYVYFDKSDGGQFQSAIVEGHDWDKRDYSSKLIGGQYFYAGAEAAGFDFQYDYLSPRDGDGHGSHTASTAAGNFKVKAQIEDVEFGTISGVAPGAKVAAYKACYVGPDTTVTTDDICALSDLVAAIDQAVADGVDVINYSIGGGAASTVLAPEDLAFFNAAAAGVFVATSAGNDGPDPVTADHASPWYTTVAASTIPTWEGTVQFDGFAQAGASVSVPFGTTVTGPSIAAADAAADGAVDAQVCLPGTLDPAKVAGHIVVCDRGNNARAEKSQVVKDAGGIGMVLVNVPGGADSLDNDFHAVPTVHLASVHREAVLAYVQSGTDLPITLVGENTTGVTTPTPQIAGFSSRGPMLADGSDVLKPDVSAPGVAILAATHNAPGEEPSFGILSGTSMASPHVAGLGALYLGERPKATPAEVKSAMMTTAYDTVLADGSPNTNPFEQGAGHVDPRRYFNPGLLYLNGVKDWAAFLDGKGLSDFPGIEPIDGSDLNQASISIGSLASEQTVTRSVTSTEKGVFTAQASVPGLNVKVSPQQLTFDKAGQTKTFTVTFDNADAPVEQWTTGSLVWTSTKNTVRSPIAVFPVTADAPAEVSGTGVDGSTTVEITPGLDGDLPLNLSGLTPFELLADPDNPVEGHSGDENSGDANKDVSWIVDVPAGTTLSRFDLDSSDDDGSDLDLTVYRVVSADDLRYYERWQSATGSADERVTIPAPTAGTYLVVANIYSTTGPMTWDMSYANVVPGGEGAFTATPNPLPVVRGVKTSYQLGWTGLTAGARYLGLVQYGDSAVRTILTVDAPAAEAPEKEAPPTEAPETEAPPTEAPPTEAPPSEAPPTEAPETPKPE; encoded by the coding sequence ATGGCAGCAGCCACCACCCTGGCCACGCTGTTCATCGCATCGACGGCAACCGCAGGCTACGCGGCGGAGGAGGTGACGCACCCCGTCCCCGTCGCCGGCACCCCCGGGCACTACATCGTCGTGATGAAGTCCGATCCGCTCGCCAGCTACGAAGGCGACGTCGATGGCCTGAAGGCGACCAAGCCCGCCGAAGGCGAGCAGCTCGAGACCCAGTCGCAGGATTCCCAGCGCTATGTCAAGCATCTTCAGACCGAGCAGACCGACCTCGCCACGCAGGTCGGGGTCACGCCCGACACCACCTACCAGGTCGTGCTCAACGGCTTCAGCGCCGACCTCACGGGCGCGCAGGTCGACGAGCTCCGCGCCTCGAAGGACGTCTTCGGCGTCTACCCGGATGAGATCCGGCACCCCGACGCGCAGACCTCGACCGACTTCCTCGGACTCGGCGACGACCGCAAGGGCCGCGGCGGCGTCTGGCAGCAGACCGGCGGCGTCGACAAGGCGGGAGAAGGCGTCGTGGTGGGCGTGATCGACACGGGCATCGCGCCCGAGCATCCGTCGTTCGAGGGCAAGAAGCTCAAGAAGCAGAACAAGCAGCAGAACCGCCACAAGGGCAGCCAGCCGTACACCGACGGCACGTATGTCTACTTCGACAAGTCCGACGGCGGGCAGTTCCAGTCCGCGATCGTCGAGGGCCACGACTGGGACAAGCGCGACTACTCGTCCAAGCTCATCGGCGGCCAGTACTTCTACGCCGGTGCAGAGGCGGCAGGCTTCGACTTCCAGTACGACTACCTCTCGCCGCGCGACGGCGACGGCCACGGCTCGCACACCGCGAGCACGGCAGCCGGGAACTTCAAGGTCAAGGCCCAGATCGAGGATGTGGAGTTCGGCACGATCTCGGGCGTCGCCCCCGGCGCGAAGGTCGCTGCCTACAAGGCCTGCTACGTCGGGCCCGACACGACCGTCACGACCGATGACATCTGCGCACTCAGCGACCTCGTCGCCGCGATCGACCAGGCCGTCGCCGACGGCGTCGACGTGATCAACTACTCGATCGGCGGAGGCGCAGCCAGCACCGTGCTCGCGCCCGAGGACCTCGCGTTCTTCAATGCGGCTGCCGCGGGCGTCTTCGTCGCGACCAGCGCCGGCAACGACGGCCCCGACCCCGTCACGGCCGACCACGCCTCGCCGTGGTACACGACCGTCGCGGCATCCACCATCCCGACCTGGGAGGGCACGGTGCAGTTCGACGGGTTCGCACAGGCGGGCGCCTCGGTGAGCGTGCCGTTCGGCACGACCGTGACCGGTCCGTCGATCGCCGCAGCGGATGCCGCCGCCGACGGCGCCGTCGACGCGCAGGTCTGCCTGCCGGGCACCCTCGACCCCGCAAAGGTCGCGGGTCACATCGTGGTCTGCGATCGCGGCAACAACGCGCGCGCCGAGAAGTCGCAGGTCGTGAAGGATGCCGGTGGCATCGGCATGGTCCTGGTGAACGTGCCCGGTGGCGCCGACTCCCTCGACAACGACTTCCACGCGGTGCCGACCGTGCACCTCGCATCCGTGCATCGTGAAGCCGTTCTCGCCTACGTGCAGAGCGGCACCGACCTGCCCATCACGCTGGTCGGGGAGAACACGACCGGCGTGACCACGCCGACGCCGCAGATCGCCGGCTTCTCGAGCCGCGGCCCGATGCTCGCCGACGGCAGCGACGTGCTGAAGCCGGATGTCTCGGCTCCCGGCGTCGCGATCCTCGCGGCGACCCACAACGCACCGGGTGAGGAGCCGAGCTTCGGCATCCTCTCCGGCACGTCCATGGCCTCGCCCCACGTCGCGGGCCTCGGCGCCCTGTACCTCGGGGAGCGCCCGAAGGCGACGCCCGCCGAGGTCAAGTCGGCGATGATGACCACCGCCTACGACACCGTGCTGGCCGACGGATCGCCGAATACGAATCCGTTCGAACAGGGGGCGGGTCACGTCGACCCGCGGCGCTACTTCAACCCCGGCCTGCTCTACCTCAACGGCGTCAAGGACTGGGCCGCCTTCCTCGATGGGAAGGGTCTCTCGGACTTCCCAGGGATCGAGCCCATCGACGGCAGCGATCTGAACCAGGCGTCGATCTCGATCGGCTCCCTGGCCAGCGAGCAGACCGTGACCCGTTCCGTCACCTCGACCGAGAAGGGCGTCTTCACGGCACAGGCGTCGGTCCCCGGCCTGAACGTGAAGGTCTCGCCGCAGCAGCTGACGTTCGACAAGGCGGGGCAGACGAAGACGTTCACGGTGACGTTCGACAACGCCGACGCCCCGGTCGAGCAGTGGACCACCGGGTCGCTCGTCTGGACGAGCACCAAGAACACGGTCCGCTCTCCGATCGCGGTGTTCCCGGTGACGGCGGATGCTCCGGCCGAGGTCTCCGGCACCGGCGTCGACGGCAGCACCACCGTGGAGATCACCCCCGGTCTCGACGGCGATCTGCCGCTGAACCTCTCCGGGCTCACCCCGTTCGAGCTGCTCGCCGACCCGGACAACCCGGTCGAGGGGCACTCGGGCGACGAGAACTCGGGCGACGCGAACAAGGACGTGTCCTGGATCGTGGACGTGCCGGCGGGGACGACGCTCTCGCGGTTCGACCTCGACTCGTCGGATGACGACGGCAGCGATCTCGACCTCACCGTCTACCGCGTGGTGAGCGCCGACGATCTGCGCTACTACGAGCGCTGGCAGTCGGCGACCGGTTCGGCGGACGAGAGGGTCACGATCCCCGCGCCCACCGCCGGCACCTACCTCGTGGTGGCGAACATCTACTCGACGACCGGGCCGATGACGTGGGACATGTCCTACGCCAACGTGGTGCCCGGCGGCGAGGGAGCGTTCACGGCGACGCCGAACCCGCTCCCGGTGGTCCGCGGTGTGAAGACGAGCTACCAGCTCGGCTGGACCGGCCTCACCGCCGGCGCCCGCTACCTCGGGCTCGTGCAGTACGGCGACTCGGCGGTCCGCACGATCCTGACGGTCGACGCCCCGGCCGCCGAGGCCCCGGAGAAGGAGGCCCCGCCGACGGAGGCGCCGGAGACCGAGGCTCCGCCGACGGAAGCTCCGCCGACGGAAGCTCCGCCGTCGGAAGCTCCGCCGACCGAGGCGCCGGAGACGCCGAAGCCGGAGTAA
- a CDS encoding ECF transporter S component gives MARTPVLSTRLLLVCAAIGVATGIIGGIAGLLTPVVLLAAPFAYGLLLGSHVLPGIIAQEVLRRPLVALITHVIAALVASAFNPAWALRFLGTALLFGAIQEGVAALTRYRAWGAWRFFVSAVVIGVLVAVVVFFAAHLGALPLWAQVLYLVISVLGPIAWTAVGLAIGAALRRAGVAQR, from the coding sequence GTGGCCCGAACACCCGTCCTCTCGACCAGATTGCTGCTGGTCTGCGCGGCGATCGGCGTCGCCACGGGCATCATCGGAGGGATCGCCGGTCTGCTGACACCGGTCGTGCTGCTCGCCGCCCCGTTCGCCTACGGGCTGCTTCTCGGGTCGCATGTGCTGCCCGGCATCATCGCGCAGGAGGTGCTGCGTCGCCCGCTCGTGGCATTGATCACCCATGTGATCGCGGCTCTCGTCGCCAGCGCGTTCAACCCGGCATGGGCTCTGCGCTTCCTCGGTACGGCACTGCTGTTCGGCGCGATCCAGGAGGGAGTCGCGGCGCTCACCCGTTACCGCGCCTGGGGCGCCTGGCGCTTCTTCGTCTCTGCCGTCGTGATCGGCGTGCTCGTCGCGGTGGTCGTCTTCTTCGCCGCGCATCTCGGGGCTCTGCCGCTGTGGGCCCAGGTCCTGTACCTCGTGATCTCGGTGCTCGGGCCGATCGCGTGGACGGCGGTCGGACTCGCGATCGGGGCGGCTCTGCGACGGGCCGGGGTCGCGCAGCGCTGA
- a CDS encoding ATP-binding cassette domain-containing protein codes for MRSSAPLLRVRELSLTHADAAHPSPRDVTFDIAAGEVVLLLGPSGSGKSTLTLALNGLIPHAVPATMTGTVEAGGLDTAAAHTATLSTRVAMVFQDPDAQIVTGTVYDEVAFGPENLLLPLEAVRARVEDALRRVGLWERRDDNPDHLSGGGRQRLAIACALAMGSPLIVLDEPTANLDPQGIDDVYAALADVVAAGDRAILLVEHNLDAAMAFVTRTIVLDRDGRVVFDGPASEIIRTHAEELVAMGVWLPTATLAALRLREEGYRFDPLPLSPEELARSLPATDVSSRPARSIRATTEDAAPAIIRARGLTVRRRRTEILHGIDLDLAEGSLTAIVGANGAGKTTLIQALAGVVPPPKGEVSVDGMDPGSASPRDLASRIGFVFQNPEHQFIAHTVFDELAHGLTLRHAQGPRDQRISDAEITTRVEEMLARFGLEHKAGVHPFLLSGGEKRRLSVGTALITRPRVLALDEPTFGQDRARASELLALLQSLRAEGTTIVIVTHDLQLVAEHTTHTVVLKDGRVHAAGPTSTLFRDEQLFAEAGLRLPALQGVLASAGLEVAS; via the coding sequence GTGCGCTCATCCGCGCCTCTGCTCCGCGTGCGTGAGCTCTCTCTCACCCACGCCGATGCCGCGCACCCGTCGCCGCGCGACGTGACGTTCGACATCGCCGCCGGGGAGGTCGTGCTGTTGCTCGGCCCGTCGGGTTCGGGCAAGTCGACGCTCACGCTCGCCTTGAACGGGCTCATCCCCCACGCCGTGCCGGCGACCATGACGGGCACGGTCGAGGCGGGCGGGCTCGACACGGCTGCGGCGCACACGGCGACGCTGAGCACCCGGGTCGCGATGGTGTTCCAGGACCCGGATGCGCAGATCGTCACGGGCACGGTCTACGACGAGGTCGCCTTCGGTCCGGAGAATCTGCTGCTCCCGCTGGAGGCGGTACGCGCCAGGGTCGAGGACGCGCTGCGCCGCGTGGGGCTGTGGGAGCGCCGCGACGACAACCCCGACCATCTCTCCGGCGGCGGACGGCAGCGTCTCGCGATCGCCTGTGCGCTGGCGATGGGATCGCCGCTGATCGTGCTCGACGAGCCCACGGCCAATCTCGACCCGCAGGGCATCGACGACGTGTACGCGGCGCTCGCCGATGTGGTGGCGGCGGGCGATCGCGCGATCCTGCTCGTCGAGCACAACCTCGACGCGGCGATGGCCTTCGTGACACGCACGATCGTGCTCGACCGCGACGGACGCGTGGTGTTCGACGGACCGGCGTCCGAGATCATCCGCACGCACGCCGAGGAACTCGTCGCGATGGGCGTGTGGCTGCCCACGGCGACGCTGGCCGCGCTGCGGCTGCGTGAGGAGGGGTACCGATTCGATCCGCTGCCCCTGTCGCCGGAGGAGCTGGCGCGTTCGCTGCCCGCGACTGACGTCTCGTCTCGCCCTGCTCGCTCGATTCGCGCGACGACCGAGGATGCCGCTCCGGCGATCATCCGCGCTCGAGGCCTGACGGTGCGGCGGCGCCGGACCGAGATCCTGCACGGGATCGATCTGGATCTCGCGGAGGGGAGCCTCACCGCGATCGTCGGCGCGAACGGCGCCGGGAAGACGACGCTGATCCAGGCGCTGGCGGGGGTCGTGCCGCCGCCGAAGGGCGAGGTCAGCGTCGACGGCATGGATCCGGGGTCGGCATCTCCGCGGGATCTCGCTTCGCGCATCGGCTTCGTGTTCCAGAATCCGGAGCATCAGTTCATCGCGCACACCGTGTTCGACGAGTTGGCGCACGGACTGACCCTTCGACACGCTCAGGGGCCCAGGGATCAGAGGATCTCGGACGCGGAGATCACGACGCGCGTGGAGGAGATGCTCGCCCGGTTCGGACTCGAGCACAAGGCGGGCGTGCATCCGTTCCTGCTGTCGGGCGGCGAGAAGCGGCGCCTGTCGGTGGGAACCGCGCTGATCACGCGCCCTCGGGTGCTGGCGCTGGACGAGCCGACGTTCGGTCAGGATCGAGCGAGGGCATCCGAGCTGCTGGCACTGCTGCAGAGTCTGCGCGCCGAGGGCACGACGATCGTGATCGTCACGCACGACCTGCAGCTGGTCGCCGAGCACACGACGCACACGGTGGTGCTGAAGGACGGACGCGTTCATGCGGCGGGTCCCACATCGACGCTCTTCCGGGACGAGCAGCTCTTCGCCGAGGCCGGCCTGCGCCTGCCCGCGCTGCAGGGGGTTCTGGCATCCGCCGGTCTGGAGGTGGCCTCGTGA